The Verrucomicrobiaceae bacterium DNA window ACATGTTAGTCGGACCCTCATGATGGACCTTAGTTTTGCGGCGGCTGTGCGCCTCTGCCTAGATAAAGACCCGCGCTTTAACCCCGCCGCGTACGAGCTCGTTCGCGATGCGCTGCACCATGCCTGTGCCAAATTCCGCCAAGGTGCCGATGACAAGCATGTCAGTGGCCAAGAACTGCTGGAGGGCTTCCGCGAGCACTTGCTGGGCGAGTACGGACCTGCTTCATCCATTGTGCTCGAAGAGTGGGGACTCACTCGCGGTCTCGATGTTGGCCAAATCGTGTACAATCTCATTGAAGTCGGCTACTTCGGCAGAAATGAAGGTGATGAGCTCTCCGACTTTGATGGTGGTTACGATTTCGCCACCGCGTTTCACGAGCCTTTCCTGCCAACGTCGCAGAAGGCCGCTCAGGCCGCCGCATGAAGCCACTGGCTTCATGGCAAACCCTCGCACTTAGGCGAATGCGCCTACATCACGCTTCGCTGGCTCGTTCTGGCCGGAAAGAGAGCGGGTATGCCTCTACATTGGCGCTTTGACAGAACTTTTACGCAGCCTTCATCGAGCATTGACGCAACTCGGAGTGGATGCGCCAGTCTTCCTTCGCCATGAAACTCGTTTCCTCGCTGCTTTTCACCTTCCTCGTCACTGTTTTGGCCGCTCAAGAAGCGCCGAAGAAGGACCCCTTCATTAAAGATAAAAAGAAGACCGAGGTGCAATCGCTGCCTCTGGAGCAGATTAGGGATGTCGCCTGCTTGTTGGAAAGCTTCATCTTGCCGCAGGCAGACTTCGCCGCGTGGCTAGAGGCTCCTGGTGGACGCGAGAAGCTGCATGAAAAGGTGCTCGCTGCGGTGAAGGCAGGCACGGCGAAGCTCGACGCTTGCCATTTCGCCCGTGGGGCTGGGGGCACTCGCTTCACGCTGGAGTCCGTGGATGAACTGATTTACCCGACGGAGTGGAGCTTGGCGGGCAAGAAAGGGTTTCAGTATCCAATGGCTTTTGAGATGTCGCAGACTGGTGATCGCTTGGAGATGGAGCCCACGGTCGATCCCTCGTCCACGATTGTGAAGATGACCCAGTCCTTTGTGCGTGTGCGCTTTAGCGGTCTGCGGGCCTCAAAGGCAGACCGCACGCAGCCCGGCGTCGTCGTGGCGGACTTCCATGAACAGCGCTGTCCTTCCAAAAAAGGCGCGTTGGTGCAAATGCCTACCTTGCTCAGTTCCCACGCGGTAGGAGCAGGTCAGGTGCTTCTGACCTTCATCACCCCGCGTGTGCCACCCATCACGCCGCCTGCGCAGTTGCCATCACTCGTAGCGGGCAATCTGACGTTGACTCCGCGTGTCATTTCCCTCGATCGCACGCGTGCCTGGGAGCTGCTACGCACTCATGCAGAGAGTGACACTGCCCTACTCGCCGCTCTAAAACCCATGCTCGCAGACAAAAGTGCCGTCCTGGAGTATCTGGCCACTGTGTCTGGCGAGACAGGCGTGCGCATGGAACACGAAACCGTACGTCCGCATTTTTACGGCACGGAGTTTAATCCGCCTGAGGATGGAGAACCCGCCAAGCAGTCCGATGATCCCCAAAAACCTGGCATTGCCGCCCTTTCAAATGGTTATGCATCCACAAAGGCTTTCGAAGCCCGCCCCATCGGCTTCCACTGGCAGGCGGAGATGACTGCGGATGAAAAGAGGGGGATCATCCAGACAAACATTGCCTTAGAGTACACCGGCTTCATGGGAAACCTAAACGATCCGCTCTGGAGCGAGCACTACCCAGAGGTTCCCGTCTTCTCATCGCAAAGGATCACCACCGGCTACAGCCAGGCCGCTGGCAGCACCATCCTCCTCAGCACGCTGAATCCACCCGGCGACACAGGTGTGAATGGCCGCAAAGACGAAGGCCGCGTGTGGTTGCTGTTTCTGGAAGCTAGCTTGGAATGATGGTTTCATTCTCCCATCACCATTTTAACCATGCCCCGCCTCACGCTCATCTTGCTCTTGCTGCTGGCGGCTTGTGTCGCAGGCGGTGGCGTGATCGCAGCACGGCGGGTGGTGGAGGTGCGGGTGGAGCGAGACCGCACGGCGCAGCGTGAGCTCGTTGCCACCTTGCATGCGGAGACGCGGCGGCTGGAGCAGTTGTATGAGGATCATTTGCGCAGCGTGTGCCAGGATCTCACCGCCACGATGTGGGAGACCACAGAGGGCAAAACGCGGGAGATCGCTCAGGGGGTGACAGGCATCATGCGTGTTTCATGGCTGTTGCCGCGAATTAAAGTCGGCCCGGATGAAAGGCACGTTCATATCGGCCCGCCGCTCAGCTCCCCGCCACCAGAACCAACACTGAAAAAAGAACACTCAGGGATACCTCGCTCCCGCGTGTTGCTCAATGCAGAGATGCAATTCTCAAAAAGCAGCAAGGGTGGTTGGATCGACGAGGTGGGGAAACCTCTATTTTATGTAGCGCGGCTCGGCGATGATGGTTTTCTTGCACTCACCATCGACCGCTCTGCAGTGCGGGCCGCGATGACGGTGCATTTGATCGAGATGCCGAGTGTGGCGCTGGCGCTTCGCGAGTCGGATGAGTTTTGGGAGGATGGCGAAGCGGTTTTGCATCGTGAAGTGGCGGTGCCTCAAGGGCCGCCGGATGTGCTCATGGGCATCAACTCGCGTTTTGGTGGCTGGCAGCTCGCCTCCTGGGATGCGCGGGAGAGCCGCGTGAACTATCACATGCCTATTCTGACTGCGGGCATGGCTTTGGGTGTTTTGATCGTGCTGGGCGGCCTAGCGCTGCATGAGCAACAGCGCCGCGCGGCAAAACTTGCGGCGCAGCGTGTTTCCTTCGTGAATCGCGTCTCCCATGAGCTGCGCACGCCGATGACGAATATTCTGCTCAATCTCGATGTGATCGAAGAAAGCCTGCCGGAGGCCTCTGTGGGCCGATTTGGCCTGATTCGCGAGGAAGCAGGTCGTTTGAGCCGCCTGATCGAAAATGTGCTCACCTTCTCACGGAAGGAGGCTGGCCGTCTGAAGCTTCAAAATGCCCCGTGCAGGCCCGTGGAGGTCGTAGAGAGGGTTTTGGGGCAGTTTGAGCCTGCGCTGAGGAGGCGCGGCATTTCGGTCACGCAGA harbors:
- a CDS encoding HAMP domain-containing histidine kinase, producing MPRLTLILLLLLAACVAGGGVIAARRVVEVRVERDRTAQRELVATLHAETRRLEQLYEDHLRSVCQDLTATMWETTEGKTREIAQGVTGIMRVSWLLPRIKVGPDERHVHIGPPLSSPPPEPTLKKEHSGIPRSRVLLNAEMQFSKSSKGGWIDEVGKPLFYVARLGDDGFLALTIDRSAVRAAMTVHLIEMPSVALALRESDEFWEDGEAVLHREVAVPQGPPDVLMGINSRFGGWQLASWDARESRVNYHMPILTAGMALGVLIVLGGLALHEQQRRAAKLAAQRVSFVNRVSHELRTPMTNILLNLDVIEESLPEASVGRFGLIREEAGRLSRLIENVLTFSRKEAGRLKLQNAPCRPVEVVERVLGQFEPALRRRGISVTQTHEGSNAEISLDADALAQITANLLSNVEKYAPNVPARLHSKQCERAFTLTISDEGAGIAEKDAERIFEPFERLDDRVSAGVSGAGLGLSIARDLATRMGGELKMVRVEKGACFVFNLPLPPTPGSVGQVTLATGGRVGVRGGLG